The following are from one region of the Neurospora crassa OR74A linkage group III, whole genome shotgun sequence genome:
- a CDS encoding Na(+)/H(+) antiporter 2 — MAWDKLSITRPHLVYIILGGFTSLFMLCSSIIKERMYIGEATVATLCGLIFGPHAAGLIDPIEWGNIDIVTIEFSRLVLVVQCFAVGVELPKFYMEKHWRSVTFLLIPVMLWGWLITSLFVWWLIPPLSWLDSLVVAACVTATDPVLASSVVGKGKFAKRVPKHLRDLLSAESGCNDGMAFPFVYLSLYLILDHREARDVSFHWIVFTILYECVFGAIFGFMVGYIARHGIKYAERHELIDRESFLVFYFVLALFCAGSGSILGVDDLLVGFAAGVGFSNDGWFTNKTEESHVSNVIDLLINLAYFVYLGTIIPWEQFNNFDIGLGAWRLVVLAIMVILFRRIPIMMALKPLIPDIKTWREALFAGHFGPIGVGAIFVAILARAELEHEDPVPLADISNINPNNPHFHLIRLVWPIVTFLVVSSIIVHGSSVAVFTLGKHINTLTITMSYTQANEDGPSWMNRLPRITSVSRSQARNMSDTEDDMKMPEFPPGTLPPTGLPGTFLRRQKEEDKGTGRHAGSRSSSANGRRRRKRWDDGIGPGGPISQSAIFPQRRSQSEQAIASPHDEMSLEPSDTARLSPSDALTTRRRSVRKSEKERSSDETASPYEPSPTSEQRDQELEYYDEGDHVIVEDREGNVLAVESPATGEGQNPVEALKEKLEAEAGPSGWSYDALKKKIQNWRDEEAAKRKEKEKSTRRSEPARAYQFGTTIIVENEDGEVLKKYELPSEKPENDFVSQSLKYMGIKAGDKAQVAGGTAGGEGSATRPSKPTKRPTWASAVVGGGDASKKKNAVEEQEEDDRHIRFTIGGVGQRMNKEDFIREMQKLDKSTRKEIVDQSNASSAVKSLAKADLTPKQLQQPQQQQPQPVQRRGSPAGSVKSSHSKDSLTRQGRPEKSEMMSGGSNAERSESPSISRSRSRSRSRSPSPLTAEGGSAAPSRDVPETAAERRRRLAVLQSVGDDGEGEQGETPAERRRREAALGMFPGAAEDEDSEDDDTPRIPPPRRGIRFAEPTRRVT, encoded by the exons ATGGCGTGGGACAAGCTTTCCATCACCAGGCCCCACCTGGTGTACATTATCCTGGGCGGCTTCACCTCTCTGTTCATGCTGtgttcctccatcatcaaggaGCGCATGTACATTGGTGAAGCTACCGTGGCCACTCTCTGCGGCCTCATCTTTGGCCCTCATGCTGCCGGGCTTATAGACCCTATCGAGTGGGGTAATATAGATATCGTCACGATCGAGTTCTCTCGCCTCGTTCTCGTCGTCCAATGTTTCGCCGTCGGAGTCGAATTGCCAAAGTTCTACATGGAAAAGCACTGGAGATCCGTCACATTCCTCCTTATTCCTGTCATGCTCTGGGGCTGGCTGATCACCAGCCTTTTTGTCTGGTGGCTGATTCCACCCCTGAGCTGGCTCGATAGTCTGGTTGTTGCTGCCTGTGTTACGGCTACGGATCCTGTCCTCGCTTCATCTGTTGTCGGTAAGGGCAAGTTCGCAAAGAGAGTGCCCAAGCATTTGCGAGATCTGCTCTCTGCCGAATCCGGCTGCAACGATGGCATGGCTTTCCCCTTCGTCTACCTTTCTCTTTACCTCATTCTAGATCACCGTGAGGCCCGAGACGTATCATTTCATTGGATCGTCTTCACCATTCTCTACGAGTGCGTTTTCGGCGCCATCTTTGGCTTCATGGTCGGCTATATCGCACGCCACGGTATCAAGTATGCAGAGAGACATGAGCTGATCGACCGAGAGAGTTTCCTCGTCTTCTACTTTGTCCTGGCCCTCTTTTGCGCTGGGTCTGGTAGCATCCTAGGCGTAGATGATCTTCTTGTCGGCTTCGCTGCCGGCGTCGGTTTCTCCAATGACGGTTGGTTCACAAACAAGACGGAGGAATCCCACGTATCCAACGTTATTGATTTGCTCATCAACTTGGCATACTTTGTCTACCTCGGCACCATCATTCCTTGGGAGCAGTTCAACAACTTCGACATCGGACTGGGCGCTTGGCGCTTGGTCGTTCTCGCCATCATGGTCATTCTCTTTAGACGAATCCCCATTATGATGGCTCTAAAACCACTGATACCCGACATCAAGACATGGCGCGAGGCTTTGTTTGCTGGTCACTTCGGTCCCATTGGCGTTGGTGCCATCTTTGTCGCCATTCTGGCGCGCGCTGAGCTGGAGCATGAGGATCCTGTCCCCCTTGCCGATATCTCCAACATCAACCCGAACAATCCGCACTTCCACCTGATTCGACTGGTGTGGCCCATTGTTACCTTCTTGGTAGTGTCTTCGATCATCGTCCATGGCTCATCAGTCGCCGTGTTTACGCTCGGCAAGCACATCAACACTCTTACCATCACCATGTCATACACGCAAGCCAATGAAGACGGACCTTCCTGGATGAACCGCTTGCCCCGCATCACTTCGGTTTCCCGCTCTCAAGCTAGGAACATGTCGGATACCGAAGATGATATGAAGATGCCTGAATTTCCCCCCGGCACATTGCCCCCTACTGGTCTTCCAGGTACGTTTTTGCGTCGccagaaggaagaggataaaGGTACCGGGCGTCACGCGGGAAGTCGATCATCATCGGCCAACGGCCGGCGTCGAAGAAAGAGATGGGATGACGGGATCGGACCCGGAGGCCCTATCAGCCAGTCAGCAATCTTCCCCCAGCGCCGAAGCCAAAGCGAACAGGCGATTGCTTCGCCGCACGATGAGATGTCTCTCGAGCCATCTGACACTGCGCGGTTGTCACCTTCGGATGCCTTGACTACGCGCCGCCGCTCGGTAAGAAAAAGTGAAAAGGAGAGATCATCTGATGAAACCGCCTCCCCTTACGAACCGAGCCCCACATCTGAACAGAGGGATCAGGAACTTGAATACTATGACGAGGGCGACCATGTCATTGTGGAGGATCGCGAAGGAAATGTTCTGGCTGTGGAATCCCCAGCTACGGGCGAAGGCCAGAATCCAGTGGAGGCTCTCAAGGAGAAGCTTGAGGCTGAGGCTGGGCCCTCAGGCTGGAGCTATGATgccttgaagaagaagattcaGAACTGGCGTGATGAAGAAGCGGCAAAgcgcaaggagaaggagaagtcCACTAGGAGAAGTGAACCGGCCAGAGCGTACCAGTTTGGTACAACG ATTATTGTCGAAAACGAAGATGGCGAGGTTCTCAAGAAATATGAACTGCCTTCAGAGAAACCAGAAAACGATTTTGTTTCCCAGAGCTTGAAGTACATGGGTATCAAGGCTGGGGACAAGGCACAGGTCGCAGGAGGTACAGCCGGTGGCGAGGGCTCGGCCACTAGGCCGTCCAAACCAACCAAACGCCCTACATGGGCTTCGGCCGTGGTTGGTGGCGGCGATGCatcgaaaaagaagaatgcGGTGGAGGAACAAGAAGAGGACGACCGTCATATACGCTTCACtattggtggtgttggccaACGCATGAACAAGGAGGACTTCATCCGGGAGATGCAGAAGTTGGACAAGAGTACGCGCAAGGAGATTGTGGACCAGTCCAACGCATCGAGCGCTGTCAAGAGTCTAGCCAAAGCGGACCTTACGCCTAAGCAGCTACAGcaaccgcagcagcagcaaccgcagCCGGTACAGCGCAGAGGATCTCCCGCTGGATCTGTCAAGTCCAGCCACAGCAAGGATAGCCTCACAAGACAAGGGCGTCCTGAGAAGTCGGAGATGATGAGCGGAGGTAGCAATGCTGAACGCAGCGAATCACCATCGATCTCGAGGTCAAGgtcgaggtcgaggtcgaggtcgCCATCGCCTCTCACGGCAGAGGGCGGATCAGCAGCTCCAAGCAGAGACGTTCCAGAAACAGCAGCAGAGCGGAGACGTAGGCTGGCGGTGCTCCAGAGCGTTG
- a CDS encoding DNA repair and recombination protein pif1, with protein sequence MKTGLLAGHHLLLHRATINLNLSPNWSTFQAVLVHRAPLRAHVHNSAPKCAAFPLEALHDEDIMFGRAVQAKAAEANNNNNKSKPGASSISNNASLKQQLFPSSSPARAPSVGSQSRTSSVADMFKKPGFGGTSSGAISASSRPSATTDPLTTRPANSAPRPPPNYGSSGSGRAFASLYNASDSFNDTPDVIEVSMQSTRRPQHDLTSSVYIEDDDFSDDENLDLDFEAPSALPVLPTGRISLEQHRELQKQQEEEVKESRFREPPSGTHTSVLSWPESSPSHLQPPKRELNPPPNTNTKHARLQDDDFDFEPPAAVKKPKRELPWTMEAESKEEDWKHAEKYPLEKSGYAPTPESKPKGSMLWNTTASAVKEQKKQLKDRQKSSSVAPKTEIPMDEIKKVVSSHLSKASAITLSGEQLHVKSLVVEKGQSVFFTGPAGTGKSVLMRAIISELKKKFAREPERVAVTASTGLAACNIGGMTLHSFAGIGLGKEDIQTLVKKIRRNQKAKTRWLKTKVLIIDEISMVDGELFDKLSQIGRIIRNNGRPWGGIQLVITGDFFQLPPVLDKDLNKQRDVKFAFDAATWNMSIDHTIGLTEVFRQRDPEFAEMLNEMRLGRISDRTVKNFQQLSRPLAFDDGLEVTELFPTRNEVENSNRQRLAALKGKIYRYEAYDTGEPAVREKLLANMMAPPVIELKKDAQVMLIKNMDETLVNGSLGTVVGFMNEATFELKAGSDFDDDEDLDKKRRIKAFTSALSNAAIEKGDNTEYPLVRFHAVDGTRRDILCQPEDWKVELPTGEVQASRKQLPLILAWALSIHKAQGQTLERVKVDLGRVFEKGQAYVALSRATTQQGLQVLRFQKDKVMAHPRVVSFYNKLYSAESAVMKRTKVDQSITKFAYKTPSVAQAITKQQQQRREVIDIEDEEERMAGYG encoded by the exons ATGAAGACTGGGCTGCTTGCCGGTCACCACCTGCTCCTGCACCGGGCCACCATCAACCTGAACCTTTCCCCGAACTGGTCAACCTTCCAAGCCGTTCTCGTGCACCGCGCACCTCTGCGAGCCCATGTACACAACTCTGCCCCCAAGTGTGCCGCCTTCCCACTCGAAGCACTCCACGACGAAGACATCATGTTTGGCAGGGCAGTCCAAGCAAAGGCCGCCgaggccaacaacaacaataacaagtCGAAGCCCGGTGCTTCGTCAATAAGCAACAACGCTTCCCTGAAGCAGCAACTCTTTCCTTCTAGCAGTCCCGCACGCGCCCCCTCAGTCGGCTCCCAGTCCAGGACATCATCCGTCGCCGACATGTTCAAGAAGCCCGGGTTCGGTGGTACCTCTAGCGGTGCCATTTCCGCCAGTTCAAGACCTTCAGCGACTACCGACCCGTTGACGACTCGACCCGCGAATAGTGCTCCGCGACCACCTCCCAACtacggcagcagcggcagtggCAGAGCGTTTGCGTCGCTCTACAACGCTTCTGACTCCTTCAATGATACCCCAGATGTGATCGAAGTTTCCATGCAATCGACAAGGCGACCTCAGCATGATTTAACTTCGTCGGTATACATTGAGGATGACGACTTCAGCGATGACGAGAACCTCGATTTGGACTTCGAAGCCCCATCCGCCTTGCCAGTCCTCCCAACTGGGCGAATAAGCCTCGAACAACATCGGGAGTTGCAaaagcagcaggaggaggaagtgaaAGAATCTCGGTTCCGCGAGCCCCCGTCAGGGACTCATACCAGTGTTCTTTCTTGGCCGGAGTCGTCGCCATCCCATCTTCAACCCCCCAAGCGCGAGCTGAATCCCCCTCCCAATACCAACACGAAACACGCCCGCCTGCAAGACGACGACTTCGATTTCGAACCGCCCGCCGCTGTGAAGAAACCAAAGCGCGAACTACCTTGGACGATGGAAGCAGAAtcaaaggaggaggactggAAACATGCCGAAAAATACCCACTAGAGAAGAGCGGATATGCTCCCACGCCGGAATCGAAGCCCAAGGGGTCCATGCTATGGAACACTACGGCAAGCGCGGTCAAGGAACAGAAGAAGCAGCTCAAAGACAGGCAAAAGTCTTCCTCGGTCGCTCCCAAGACGGAAATACCCATGGACGAAATCAAGAAGGTTGTTTCGTCCCATCTTAGCAAGGCGTCAGCCATTACATTGAGCGGCGAGCAGCTTCACGTGAAGAGCTTGGTGGTAGAAAAGGGGCAGAGTGTCTTCTTCACAGGTCCGGCTGGCACAGGAAAGTCGGTGCTGATGAGAGCGATCATTTCAGAACTCAAAAAGAAGTTTGCTCGGGAGCCGGAAAGAGTAGCGGTTACAGCTTCGACCGGCCTTGCAGCGTGTAATATTGGCGGCATGACATTGCACAGCTTCGCTGGCATCGGTCTCGGCAAGGAGGATATCCAAACGCTCGTCAAGAAAATCAGGCGCAATCAAAAGGCCAAAACCCGATGGCTCAAGACCAAGGTTCTCATCATCGATGAGATTTCCATGGTTGACGGTGAGCTTTTTGATAAGCTGTCCCAAATCGGTAGAATTATCCGCAACAATGGCAGGCCTTGGGGTGGTATTCAGCTGGTCATCACTGGTGATTTCTTCCAGCTGCCTCCTGTACTGGACAAAGATCTGAACAAGCAGAGGGATGTCAAGTTTGCCTTTGATGCAGCAACATGGAACATGTCCATCGACCATACCATTGGGTTGACTGAAGTGTTCCGTCAGAGAGATCCTG AATTTGCAGAGATGCTCAACGAGATGCGGTTGGGAAGGATCAGTGACAGGACCGTCAAAAATTTCCAACAACTTAGCAGACCTCTAGCCTTTGATGACGGGCTTGAAGTAACAGAACTGTTCCCGACGAGAAATGAAGTCGAGAATTCGAACAGACAACGACTCGCTGCCTTGAAGGGCAAAATCTACCGCTACGAAGCGTACGATACCGGTGAGCCGGCGGTCCGCGAAAAACTTCTTGCCAACATGATGGCTCCTCCCGTAATAGAGTTAAAGAAGGATGCCCAGGTCATGCTCATCAAGAATATGGACGAGACGCTCGTGAACGGTTCCCTCGGGACTGTCGTTGGTTTCATGAACGAAGCAACATTTGAGCTGAAAGCTGGCAGTGActttgacgacgatgaggatctggacaagaagagaagaatcAAGGCCTTCACCAGCGCGCTTTCCAATGCAGCTATTGAGAAAGGCGACAACACAGAGTATCCGTTGGTGCGATTCCACGCCGTCGATGGGACCAGGAGAGACATCCTGTGTCAGCCGGAGGACTGGAAGGTGGAACTTCCTACTGGCGAGGTCCAGGCTTCTCGAAAGCAGCTTCCCCTGATTCTTGCATGGGCTCTGTCGATCCATAAAGCGCAGGGCCAAACGCTTGAACGCGTCAAGGTCGACCTCGGCAGGGTTTTTGAAAAGGGACAGGCATACGTCGCGCTCAGTAGAGCTACCACGCAGCAGGGTCTGCAGGTGCTCCGCTTCCAGAAGGACAAGGTCATGGCGCACCCGAGGGTCGTCAGCTTCTACAACAAGCTTTACAGCGCCGAGTCGGCAGTGATGAAACGAACGAAGGTGGACCAGTCCATCACCAAGTTTGCGTACAAGACTCCATCTGTCGCCCAGGCTATTacaaagcagcagcagcagagaagAGAGGTGATTGACatcgaggacgaagaggagaggatggcaGGATATGGTTGA